The window agagatttttattttgtactgtAATCTGAAATAGAGGTATTAAAAGAAccaaaaagaagaataaatagTGGCTTCAGCTTGTAGAAATATTATAGTCCAAGTAAACCCATTTAAATCCAAGCATATTACAAGTGTGACAAGAAAAACATATTGACCTATATATGCAGTCTTTAATCAGGCATCAAAATCGATGTTGTTATAGAGAAAGAATTCCTGTTAGGTCAGAAGTTTCATGTCACTCTAGCTACTCCAGTGGGAAATCTGAGCCACATCTCGTTGTGTGTGTTAAATTCTAGCTTGCACAATACCTCAGTGTACTTGGGACCTTTGGGGTATCTACAATCCCAGGAAAACTGCTGGACAGgccactgcagctcctgatATTTTACTGCTTAATTCAAaattgcagttcagctggatcTGAAAACAGTGGGGAAACCCAGCTGTGGCCTGACACAACTGACAGGCTGTTGTGTAGAGGTGACATCCTCCAGGGGACAGCTCAGGCTGACACCTGACATGCTCTGTCACACTTGTTGCAAGCCAGAGACCTCCaattttgggttggtttgtttccAGATAGCAATGTGGCCTAAACGGTGCTGTAGTCAGTCAGtcaccagctctgtgtgggTTATGTACAAGTATGGCTACAAAATCAACTGCTtggcatcctcctcctcctcctggtccccacacaGACTGATAAAAAGCCCTGCTGCTGTTAACCCATGAAATAAAACTTCCCTTTGGCTGCTGCTTGCTATTTCTTTACCTTTTATAAAGGCAAGGCAAGATAATTTCTGTGCATTCCAAATCTCATGATATATCAAACAGTTTATATTAtgtttttaagtatttaaaaatttaaccatTAAATCCTCATACATATAAAATTTCCTGGGCCTGTTAGGAAATGATGTATTTCTCAGAAATTCTTTTGATCATCTTAGGGCTGTGCAAACCAATAATTTCTCAAGAAGCTGGCACTTTTTCTTTGTGATGGGAACTACAGGCTGGCATTatcttagagatcttttccaaccttactGATTCTGTGTATTGCAATTACTTGCAGATTATATAAGGATTCTGAGGAGTATTAGGGGCTCTCTTGCTGTGTTACATCGTAGGAATGAACCAACTCAGCCCAACACCACAATTTGATTGCTTGCAGAAAACTGTGCACAGAACCTGCAAGTTGGGGATTTTTACTGTAGAATTTTGCTAAAGGTAACTCAAACACGGGCTTGTGCTAAGTCCAGAAGCAAGACCCTTTCATTTGTACAGTTTACCTTCTGATCCCAGCTCTGTCTCCGTGAGTGTAACTTCTGCTTGGTGTGGGAGATGAAGTCACTGTACAGTTGCCAATTCTTTGACTGACTAACAAAAGACATGAGCCATCAGTTCTTTGTTATGTTGTTAGAGGTAGAAGTTTTCTTCTCCTGCTAATTCTCTGTTACTTGTAGGCAGAAAAGACCCTCTCCTGTCTCATGTTCCAAGCCCCTGTAAAAGTTGGTTAAAACCAACAAACATATGTTTTGAAAGTGCTTTAATTCCAGAattgttaattttaaatttctaccATAAGAGGGGGGGAAAGTGCATTTAGTAAATAATGTGGTACATTTTGATTATGCATTGCTAGAACAAGGCAATGTCATAATTTATGTCTTGAGGTTATTAAAACGTTGTAATGCTAAATAGTTAATGAAGAAAATCTATCACAGCTGTGACACAAAGTGGTTGCCAGAAGTGCTAGGACAATAAATGCCAACAGTTCTGTGTCTCTTTGAGCAAAGCAAGTTACAATGTGTTATTCCTCTCGATGCTACAGCACATTAAGCAAAACAAGGATGACTCTAattagtcagaaaaaaaaagcccaaatagCTCAGTGACCTACCTCTGACTGAGGCTATAAACTGACACTTTAAAAGGAATTCAGCATAACACATGCATTCAGTGATATTTCCCTCAAATTTTTTCTCTTGCAACTTTCTGACAAGAGTAATGTTCTGTAATCAGTCGTTCATTTCCTCCATTAATTTGTCCAGTCCCTCAGCTTCCCCTATCCCTGTATCAAGAATTCCATTCATTTtaccattttaattttccattatcCCCACAAATTTTaatcttcaaaattattttaacatttgaTGCATTGACAGTGTTATAAACCATCCATTCCTGTATTCATGGGTATCCCAGATCCTTTTCTGTAGACCTGCTGCCTAGCTATTAATTTCTATCACAACACATGCTGGCCTTGTAgtgcattatttttaattctaatCCTTTTTGCATCCAAGTTCCCAGCTGTACCCAGTTCACCACCATATACAGCTTTACAAAGCTCATTCTCTGATGGCTGAGTAACAAACCCAGTGGCCAGTGCTGGACTCACAGGTTCTCACTGAGCTCCTCACTGCAGGACTTGTTGCTCCAGCTGGGGAATTGCAGGCAGTGCATCCATCAGCACTGCTTTGGGAACAGCTGCTCCCTACAATACTCCAGTTTATACCAAGTTCCTTAATAGACACGAGACCATTTTGTGAGATGGTGTGAAAATCTTACCTGAAACTCTGGTAGCTGCTGCTAATATCCCCGTTTCCAAGGCCTGCTATCCTATTATAGCAACAAATGTGATTGCATTGACTTGATTTGTTCCTGATAAATCCATGGAGGTTATTACTTATCACCTTCTGGTATTCCCTCTGCTTACAAATAGGATTACAGCATTATGTATTTTAATAGgcagaaaatagaaatgaagGCTTTAATAAATTGAAGCATCATTTACTCTGAAAATTTAACATTAATATAGATGTTTACCTAAGGGACTATATTATATGTCACAGCTTCTGTTGTTTTACAATTCCTACACAAATTTTCTAAACACAGTGAGCCTTGCTTATGTGCTTGGGgtccccttttcctcctctcattGCAAACACCATCAACAAATGATGGCAATATTTGATCCAGTGGTTGTGGGAATGAGCAaactgctcctggctgtgccactgCTACCAATCCTGGATTGAGGAGCACCTCAAGGTCCTGTATTAGCAGAGGCTGAGGCTGGAGATGAAAGTGGCTCCAAACCCACATTTCAGTTGATGACATTCACCTGAAGTTTATCAGTTTTGTCCGACTTCTCAGTTACTGCTGTTTTGCTAAGGTGCTAGATAGGTGGAAAATACAGTATCTCTGTATAAAACACACTTAAGGCTGGGTAACATTAAACAGAGCAGCTGGTTGATATTTCTGAATTATTGCTTGGAACTAAAGTATCTGCATTCAGGACATGTTTCTCATGCTGTGGTCCCCTTTAGAACCTGGCACACTCCGGCCATCTCTGGGGATGCCAAGTCAGAGGCAGAACTGGGAGTTAATGGAATGTTGCACTACAGGTCCAAGTGTCCAGTGTAACCACCCACCCACCCCTGGCTCCTTGGCAGTCATGAAGGGCTTCTCTGGGTGGGCTTTATGGGATCCAAGCCAGAATCTGTGTCTTTATGCAGCACTGGCCTTTTAACTTCACTTGCCTAAACCAGGGGCCTTGGCTGAACCACACACACCTTACAAGTTCCCGAGTTTGTTGTAACATGGAAACACCCTTTCTTTACTTGTCCCTTTGCTCTAGCTACAGGAGCTTTGCTGTCTGGATCCatttaaagagagagagaaagcaatCTCACCTTTTCTTcatgaggcacaaaggaaaATACACCTTAGTGTTAGTATCTGCATGCACATAGGATGTGAGCTGTTCATCAAACAGGCTGGACACAATGGTTTTCAATTTTTACTGACTGCTACTTGCATAGATTGTGACAGAATCCCTGAAATGGATGACACCTCTATTGTAAAACTGGTGTCAGACAGAACTCTCCCTCAGTACATCCACAGAGCAGTATTAAGTTAGACCAGATTGCAGACTCTGGTTAATACAATTTAATTCTCtcagtctgtttttttttttgtttttttttttttaaactagttTATTGTGAATAAGCTTTTATTATTTGCATCTTGAAAAATCTCACGGACTTTTCTGTAGTTTCTGAGGATTTTAGTTTCTATTCTGCATGTGAGGGAGCATATCAGTGCAATGCAGAAGTACTTTCAGACCACGGGTAAAGAATGGGAAGGAAACACTAAGTACAGGATAACTGGAgtctttttgctttgttctaGAAACAGCAAACCTTGCTTCTCCTCCTGTTCTGCACACAATGAAgcaccagctctgtgctgtaTTGGCAGGACCAATGCTGGCTAAAAGCTCTCTTTGTGACTTTGTAGCTCAATGTCTACCTGGAATCAGCAGCCCTTCAGGAGGGCTCTGTAGCATCTCCTTGGCTGGACACGCTAGAAATCTgtacacaaagaaataaactttATTGTAAGACAGAAAGAAGTGCTCACTCCAAGTTTTTATTGAAATTGAAAACAGTATTCAAGCATAGTTCTGGTTGAGAATCTAGATAGCTAATTTCTGGTTTTACAGTATGCCTCAGTTAACCCTTCTGGTGTACATTCTCAGGAACATGGAAGTGAGCAGGCACCTTGTCTCTCAGCCGACCACCACCGTGTCATCCCCAACAAACTGGTAAACTGGCACCTCGAGGTTTAAGGGAGCGGGGCCTTTCCTGATTCTGCCAGAGGCGTCATAGTGGGAGCCATGGCAGGGGCAGTAGTAGCCACCAAAATCCCCGGCATTGGCGATGGGGACACAGCCCAGGTGAGTGCACACACCCACCAAGATCACCCACTCGGGCTTCTTCACTCTGTCTAAATCGTGCTGCGGATCCCTCAGTTGAGACACGTCAACTTCAGCCTCCTGACTAATTTCTGCCTGGGTTCTGTGGCGCACAAAAAGGGGCTTCCCTCTCCATTTGAAAGCCATGTTCTTGCCTTCTGGAATGTCAGACAGCTTGATCTCAATCTTTGACAAGGCCAGCACATCAGCAGAGGCACTCAGGCTGGAAATAAACTGGGTGACAACATTCTTGGCAACATAGGCAGTTGCTACACCTGTCGCTGCGGTCATCAGGTAGGAGAACCCTTTCCTGGAGTCGCTGCTGCCTTGGGAAGATGCGCTGGCATCCTGCACATCCTGGCGGCGATAGGCAGAGAAGTCGGGGACCGCGACATCGTTATGGACACAGCGCACGCTGGCTGGGGCTGCACGGAAAAGGACAGCAGATGACACCACCCGCAGGTAAAACACACTGTCATGCATTTCAAATCATACTCTTCCAGCGGCGTTTTTGGATTAATGGGTAAAAGTTGTTCCAAGGTCTGGGTAGGATTCCATTAATTAAGCGTTTCAGTTTTAAGTTGTATGAGAATGGTTTTCAGATGGAATTTTTGGTAGATTAACGGGTGATCTGTGAAACTGGTTTCCCTATTCTTTGAAAGGGAAACCTGGTCAGGGTGCAGAAAATCTGTGAGAACTTCTGGGCTTCTGGCAAAAAAAAGTGAACTGCTTTTTCAgtaaatttcaagaaaaaaacctcctgtAAGATACCACTACTAGCTCAGAAAAGACAGACCTGCTTTCCATTCAAATCTTTCCTTGTGaagagctgctaagaagaaatcTGATGTAGTGAAGTTTGCACATCTGCAGTGTAACacttttgtgttattttttgtCTGAGGTAACTTCTACACCTGTAATAACATTAAGTGCGTggttaaacatttttaaaattaaaaatatcaggCATCCTCTTTCATATTAAATTGTTCACCTAGCTAAAAgccacagtaaataattttaaacccTCAGTCCCCAGGCTCACTTTTGAGAAGATTTAGAGCTAAAGCTAACAACTATCCAATTTCAAGTGGGATTCCCCCATCAAACCTGTGTGCTCAAGTAACAGGATAGGAAGGATAACTAAAAGGCCTCCCATGTctccagaaaaagaaagctgctTCCCCCACTGAAAATCCATAAGCTAAAGAAAAGAACATGGCAAGGACAGAACACGTTACTTGCCAAAGTGCAACCTGTTCCTTGTATAGAGTATTATTTAGTCTTTATATTTTCTAGCAGTTGGCACAAAGTTAACAGATGTCTCCAAGTACTTAAGCTCTCAGGGATTTATATGCAGTAAAATGAGGAtaataattacatttatttacaaGTAACTCAGCACTGAGAAAGTAATTGCTATAGGGTTTTAACTGCaaagaaattaaactgaaaatcgAAATTCTGAGACAGTGCCCCATACTAAGTTATTTCAGTATCAAGGCTTAAAGCAAATAGTATGAGAAACTTATAAAAAAATCGCTATACTCGGTGAAAAACATGTTTGATgttaattaaaacagaaagcaTGGCCAAATGTCAGCTAAGTCAGCTACAGATTTGTACAATTTTCACCTGAACGAACCCTTTACAGCTGAGGGTCAGGTGAAGCACACAGCTGTAATTGCTATAGAGCTTCTTCTGCAGGGCACTGCTCTCCCAGCACTAAACGTGTGCACACTGCACCAGCTGAAGCAGAATGTCCCATCAGTgacaggggcagagctgggcagcagtTTCCAGGAACTGCAACCCCGTGTGGCAGCGAGAGCCACAGCCCTTAGGCCAGAGGTCGGGTTCTAAAGAACAGCTGGGGGTCGCTCCCTGGCTGACGCTTTCCCTACCTGGGGGCAAAACCCCTACAGGGTAAAACACAAGGTGCGTTCTTACTGCACCCCTCTGCTCTTGCACCCGCAGTTAAAAACCTTCCCGAATGACAGAATTTAGCTGCATTTCCTCAGcggtaaaataaaaatcagctgaGCACCCTCCCTCAACGGAGATAGCCAGAACCGCCTGGACAGCCCGGTGCTCCGGGCTGAGGCTGCTCGGGCAGAGATGACCCACTGCGGCCCCTCCAGCCTGCGCCGCTCTCTGAGAGCCACTAAAGGGAAGCTGGCATTCAAGTGCCCTTGAACGAGCTCTGTAGGTATAAGCGCGTGCGAACTGCAATGGCGACGACagaatgaaacatttaaaagcCCCAAAAGCCCAAGCTCCCCCAGCCCGCCCGCCTGCTCTCCTGGCGGGGTCTGCTCCCCcgcccgccgggccgggccgggccgggccgggcggtgGCCGGGAGCTGGCAGGGCCCTCGCTGAGCCCGCGGCCGTGACAGACCCGGCTGCCGCCGCTCCCCCGGCCCGCACCGCCGCTCCCCCGGCCCGCACCGTTCAGGCTGTTGCTGGCGACGAGCCCCCCgcgggcggcgcggccgctcAGGGATTCCCGGCAGAGCAGAGGCCGCTTCGGATCCAGCGGCACTTTCCGGTCCCGATGCGCGACGGCCGGAGCGAGAGGGCGGAGCGGGCCGGGCACGGCGTGCGCGGCGGCGGACACGAAGGGCGCGAAGGGCCCGGCGCGGGCGGCCACGGACAGCATGGCGGCGTCCCCGCGGCGACCTTCCCCGCCGGCGCGCGCCCCCGCACGTCACGGCGCCGCGGGCTGGCGCGGCGGTGACGTCACTCGCCGGCGCGCGGTGGTGACGTGGGCGCGGAGTGGGGTCCCCTGAGGGGAGCGCGCGCCACGAAGGGTTCGGGCGCTGCGGTTCCTTTGCCTCGCCTCTTTCCTGcctttatttcccatttcccctttcccccacctccccccctctttttgctctttccccttttctcctttcttccgGCCTACCCTCGTTCTCGGTGCAGTCCTTCCCGAGGTGTCCTTCCCAGTTTcaagttgggaaaaaaatatttttattcttttcagcTTGTCATAAGAAATTGGTTGAGGGATGGATTTTACTTAGAGTTTGAGAATACAAAGCGTGCTTGACAACAACCTTATCCACTCCAGGGGCTGTTCTGGGCACGTGGCTTAAAAGGTTAAGGGGGACAGTAAATACATCACAAATATATCATCACATAGCTACATGACTCTGGGCTAAAGGAGAGAACCATTTTTCCACAAATGACTTGAGCAAATAAATATCTGTTGAGTtattttgctggtttgtttttgttttgggatttttttccctgtaaatttATTTAACTTTATAATAGCAGTCTTATGCTTGACTTCTAACAGTAAGATATAGCTTGGATACACTGGTGGATGCATACCTGCTCCAGTCAACCCTTTTAACCAGTTCAAGCTTCTGAAAATTTCCCAAAATGCAGGATAAACTTGACACAGAGATATGTTGGAAGACGTTTAAGCTGAACCATTCTCCAGAAATCTTAATAACAATTTCCCAGCTACCCAGCCCAGTCCCATGCAAGGCTGTGAAGCTTTAGTGGTTTGTAATGGCTGTGTGAAGAactattattttgaaattcagCTCTTGCTAATGATATTGctactaaattattttatggtTGTGCGTTAAACCCCCCGTCTTTGTAGAATGGTAGTTTAAGGACTGGCCTTATTAAGATTTATTTAAGGGGttgactttttaattttctttttaactgtaCTGAAATATGGTAGTTCTAATTAAGTGGGATGGATCATTCCAGTCCCAGTACTATTGAtctataatttatttctttcccagcACGTTTGTGATGTCTAAGCTTGAGTGGATAATGATTTACCCAACTCAGTTCACTGTACTGCTGGTAGCTGTAGTCACTGGTGATGCAGTAATTAAAGGACACCATAATAATATTGTGGAGCAAAGGTAATTTGTAGAAACTATGGATTGGTTGGAATATACACGTGGGAATAAACAGTATTCAGGTAGAGAGGGTAAAAAAACGGGAAGGCCATTTTAACAGCCCAGGTTTTATAATCATCATTTAGGAGGAAAAGAGCTACAGAAATATGGTATTTTCCACTACCTAACAGATTATAAAATTTTTAGCACAGGATCATAGAATGTGCTGAATGGGAAGGGACCCTtcaggatcatggagtccagctcctgactctgcacaggacaccccaagagtcccaccatgtgcctgagggtgttgtccaaacacttcttgagctcaGCCAAGCTtggagctgtgcctgctgccctgAGGATCCTGTTCAATGCCCAGCCACACTTTGGGTTGCCCATCTTTTCCTGCCCTCCAGTCTAAATCTCCCGTGGCTCAGCTCCCAGCCATTTCCTCAAGTCCTGTCACTGATCACAGGAATGAGAAGATCTGGTCCTGCTCTTCTGCTTCTCCTTGTGAGACCACAATGAGGTTGCACCAGAGATCTGATCCCAACTGAACAAGTGCTAGTAGAGCTAAAGGAGATGCTTTGTGGCTCACCATTGAAGTGAGGATCTGGCCTGATATTTATAGGAGGGTTTGTTAGCAGGTGTGGGGTTTGGAGGTTTCTTTGTTGGTTATTGGGTGGAGTTTTTTTAAGGATTCTGAGTTTTGGCAATGATGAAAGCTTTGCATTTGCTAACCCAGCTCAGCTGTTGGGCAGATATGGCCTCATCCCAAACAATATATTATTCTGACTGGGGGGGCTGTTCACAGGGATGTTTGACAAAATGTGGAGCTTTCTGACAAAATGAGGTACTGTAATGGAACAGTAGTTATAGAACAAGGAGAAATGGGTATAAATTGAAAGAGGGAGGAGAAATATAGATTAGATaccaggaagaaattccttactCTTAGAGTGGTGAGACAATGAAGCAGGTTGtccagggaggctgtggatgCCTCAGGCCTtgaaatgtccaaggccaggttggaaggagcttggagcaacctggtgtagtgGGAGGtatcccttcccatggcagaggAGGATGggacaagatgatctttaattcCTTAACATTCATTTTATAATTTGGAAAAGttataaattttttaaagaCTTAAAATCTCGACTTAAATTCCAGTGCAGTTAGAACATGAACAAACCATAAAACTATTACAGCAAAAAGGAACTATGTTCTGTTACCAGAGttcaaaaaaagaataattttaattttaaaatgactAAGCAAATTCTGGTGTGTAGGTGTTTCTTTGAGAACTGTTGTTCAGCTTATATTCCTGAGCGTGAGTACTGAGCATTTTCCAGCCAAACATGAAAGTAAGATGCCAGCATGGCATTGTGTAAACTATCCAAACAGACCTCTGTGATTGTTTTTGTGTGTTCATACAAGCATTAGCCTCATGTAAATTTATACTGCTTAATGTTCCTGTCCTCCTGAAGTGAAAAGTCATTTGCATCGACACAAAAGCTATAAGATGTCAGGGCTGCAGCATTATGAAGCAGATGAAAAGTATTGTAATGCTTTTGGGTATGTGCAGTGCCTTTCTCCATGTAGAATtcattcttctgtttgttttcctttgagaCAAACTGCAGAACTTGGATGGCTTTTTGCTAAAATGTTGGTCACCCCAGGCAATTTGATCTCAGCAGAAAGTGATCTTTCTCTGAGTTTTTTGACATCTTGCCTTATTTTTATGCCCTGAATACTCAGTACTACTAAACACGAGACTTCAGGGTTTACATTTACTTCTTGGATTTGAATtgttgataatttttttctccctgcataAGCttgttcagaaataaaaaaataccaagaaagcaaacaaaccactAAACTTCACCTGCGGAGTGTTGTTAGTACAACAGTCGTTCATCAGTGGTTTAGATAACTGTACCCTACTCTGAGAGCAGCTCCAAATGTCTGCAGTGGTTCCTTTGCAGAATTAATGTCCATTACAGTGATTTTTGGTCCCATGGTGTGACACTGGGGAAGCTGTCATATAAATTTGAGGATAGATTTGTGTATGCAATACAGTTTGTTTACGGTTAAAATTATGGAGACCCTTTAATAGTTAGACTTTCTTTGAATATTCTTTGAAGTTGGTCTGTCACTTTGAAAAGTTAGAGAGTGTGATCTAAAGGAATGTAAATGAAATGTGAGGAATGAAAATGGACAataaaaatgagggaaaaaatctAGGAATATTTGATTGGTCAAACATTTCTCTCATGGTACTCAAATTAGTTGAAATGATGACACCTCAGTGCTACAGTCTAATCTAAATTCAGATCTTTTTCAGACGAGGAAGAACTAAGTTCAGGTATCATGAGGGAAGAAGAGATCTGCTGGCAGCTTTTTACTACTCGTTCTATTAATGCAGGCAGGTGTTCACAGCCTCAGCAGCTGTCTTATTCTAGATTTCTTACAGCCCTGCTCAATAAGGCCAAGATAAATTGTCTGGAGCAGAAGGGCATGGAATATCTATTTCTGATAGACAGGCACTCAACATTTTTTGTATAAGGTACTCAAATAAGAGATATATACAATGAAAGCATATTTCTCCACTCtgactcccccccccccccccccaaaaaaaaaaagaaaaagaaaaagaaaacatcatcAAAGCATATGAAACATTCCATTGGACAGAAAGAATGGGATTTTCTGAGTCAGTTgtagagaggaaagaaaaaaattgagggaaattaaattaaaagaccAAGCCTAAGATCTAAGATTACATCAAAGATTTACATAATTGTGAGATGGACAAAAAGAGTTATATATATGTGAAATTGATAAGATCTGCTCACAGAAATCAGAGATGGCACTGAAAGGTGTCTGACCAAGCAGAATCCAAAGGCTAGATGAGAACTGCCTGGGGCAGCATCAAAGGCTGCTCAGCAAGGCAGCAGCTAAAACCTAAATGAAGTTGCCTAGAGCAGCATCAAAATGTCAGTTTGAGGGAGAatattttctcccttcctcttgttttctctctttacttTTCATGAAAAATCCCTGACATTTCTAGAAGGGCATCTGTTTTACTCCCATCTGGCTTCAACTATTAtatattatttgctttttatgaCACCTGAGGACTGGAAGAAAACTTTTCATCTTCATGACCATGAACTTTTTTGACTAAAATCTGAAAGGCTGAACAAAGGAGAATCctggcttctttttctttgtgta of the Cinclus cinclus chromosome 11, bCinCin1.1, whole genome shotgun sequence genome contains:
- the LOC134048239 gene encoding cytochrome b-c1 complex subunit Rieske, mitochondrial isoform X2; this encodes MHDSVFYLRVVSSAVLFRAAPASVRCVHNDVAVPDFSAYRRQDVQDASASSQGSSDSRKGFSYLMTAATGVATAYVAKNVVTQFISSLSASADVLALSKIEIKLSDIPEGKNMAFKWRGKPLFVRHRTQAEISQEAEVDVSQLRDPQHDLDRVKKPEWVILVGVCTHLGCVPIANAGDFGGYYCPCHGSHYDASGRIRKGPAPLNLEVPVYQFVGDDTVVVG
- the LOC134048239 gene encoding cytochrome b-c1 complex subunit Rieske, mitochondrial isoform X1 yields the protein MLSVAARAGPFAPFVSAAAHAVPGPLRPLAPAVAHRDRKVPLDPKRPLLCRESLSGRAARGGLVASNSLNAPASVRCVHNDVAVPDFSAYRRQDVQDASASSQGSSDSRKGFSYLMTAATGVATAYVAKNVVTQFISSLSASADVLALSKIEIKLSDIPEGKNMAFKWRGKPLFVRHRTQAEISQEAEVDVSQLRDPQHDLDRVKKPEWVILVGVCTHLGCVPIANAGDFGGYYCPCHGSHYDASGRIRKGPAPLNLEVPVYQFVGDDTVVVG